TGATAACGCATGTTTGAAGGATGCTGTCGAGCAATTAAAACTAAGCATATCAGAGCCTATTGCGGTTTATTTGTTTGGGCATCGTGCGCGGTCATTTTTTATCGAAGGGATCAATGAGCGTGAAACCATTGGTATCTGTGACTATTATTTCGATTTGTTGATAGTTAGCGAAACGGATATAAGGGAGCAGTTAAGCAGTTTACAACCTTTAATAAACGAGCGTATAGGCATTTCTTTATTTCTATTGTCCTTTACAAAAGTCCAGATACAAAAGGAGCTCGATAAAAACAGCCCATTCTTTCACCGAGTGCTGTGTGAAAATGAAGCGTTGCTTCACGCAGGATTAGAAGTTAGCGATTGGCATTTTCATGAAAGTAAAGGGATGCGCACAAAGCAAGAGGTTGAGACGGCAAGAACAAAGTGGTACCAGCGAAAGGATAACGCCAATGGGTTCTTGCATGGTGGTAATGCTATAGATAATTCAGAGGAAGTCGTGATTAAGGTTCTTTTATATAATCAGGCTATGGAGCAAGCCTGTCTTGGGTTGCTCGAGTTCTTTTATGGCTATACTCCCTATCAGCATAACCTTCATCATCTGTATAATTTATGCTGCAGCTTTTGGTACTTTCCAAATGATATATTTCCAAGGGCTACTAAAGAGGACAAAAGACTTTTTAAGGAATTTGTCCACGTAGTTAAAGAATGTTCGCTATAAAGGGCTGTCTTATATTGATTGGGATGAAGCATACCGGTACGAAGCACGATGTGAACGATTTCTTGAAGAATGTATCAAACTCGTCCAAGGAACTTTCTCTAATGAATAGATTTAATAGGGTCGTTAGCCGTAAGACCAACGACGCCCACTCTTGCTTTGGCTGTTTAATATAAAAAACTCATTTGCCATATGAGGTAATATCAGACATCTGTTGATTACTATTTAAAATCTTTAGCATAATACATCCAAGAAGAGAGTAAGCAAACGACAAGAGGTCAGAAGATTAAAAATCCAACCAAAAATCAAGTTTAACCGTTTCAGTGAAACTAAAGTTCGTGTAATCAAATTAAGCGGACTATGGCTCGACAGATTGGGATTTTCTCCCCAAAAACGAGTAACAGTGACGACAATGGACAAACTGCTCATTATTCGATTAGACGAATAATGATAATAACAAAGCCGTCAGTTCAAATCGAATTGGACGATTTTTTTTATTCTTCTAATTCTACCTTTTACTTCCGATTGGATAGCAGTCTAAATAAGGCATAAAATGATTAGATTTGTATAAGGCTTAATATCGCCGTTATAAAACCAAAGAAAATAAGAGACGAGCAAGGAAGTGGTGGTGCCCGAAAGGGATAACTATAATACGTCGATAATCTATATTAAATATAATAGCCAGTTGAAAAATTAGGTTTGAAAGAGAATGATATGTAAATGAAGAACCAAATTAAAAGTTATTTAGAGCAGGTTTACGTAGAGGTTTCAAGTAGCATTTCAAAGCAATTTGATATGCGAAAGAATGATTTATCAAAGTTTTGCACTTTTGATTTGGTTAATTTTCATTTGATTAGCCAATATATTTTAGATGAAAATAAAAAAGATTTTTCATTAACATTCCACAGAGTGAATACAGACCCAATTTTTTTACTTCAATTTTTCATTCAATAGTTCTAATCAAACTCTACCAAAATTATTTTAGTCACGAAAACGTGGTGCCTATATTGGATAAAGGAGATTTGATATATGCGAAGCGTAAATAAAGAATATAGAGTTTTTGTTGTCAAAAATTTACTACCAGAGCAAATAAAAAATAAACTTTAGGTTTCCAAGAAAGAATGAAATTGGAATCAATGATTTTCCACTAAAAAAGCAATTTCTTACGAAACTGAATCCAAATTTAGTAGATACCAGAAATTCAACGAAGAATGTAAACTCCTATCGTGAATTTTTATCCTCTAATTTTAATGAAGATTTCCCATTTATAACAGATTTTAAGAATAGAACATTGGTAATTGCCGAAAAGCAATTTTTCATTGAAAGTAAAGTTTACCCATCAGATACACGAGTAAGAAAGGAAAAATAAGTAATGATTTACCGTTTTTAAGTTATTTGGTTGAATGTTGCAATGACTTTAATTCTGCAAAAGAATTTGTGTTGAACAGTAGTCAATGTTTTGATGAAATAATTGTCATTGGAGATTCTAAATATCGAGACATTTTTGACTTTATCCTTCAAGAAAAACACAGGGGTAGGTACGAAAATATTGTTCTTATTGGTGCAGAAAAACCAAATACAGAAAATCAGTTTTTAGAATGGTCTTGGTCTCATGATG
The Sphingobacterium daejeonense genome window above contains:
- a CDS encoding SymE family type I addiction module toxin → MKLSGLWLDRLGFSPQKRVTVTTMDKLLIIRLDE